From the genome of Persephonella atlantica:
AGACCTCCTTACCAACAGTTTTTCCTACTGCTGTAGATATCTTGTCTGCATCAGACAGATATCCTTTAACGTAGAGGGCTGAAATGTCTAAATTCTTATAAGAATACTTAAGGTGTCCGTCAATAAGGGTAACCGTTCCATCAAATCCGTCTCCCTGCCCTGAATTTCCTGTATATCCTGAAACTCCAAACAGCAGTCCGTCAACTCCTGTATAATCAATCCTTCCAACAAATGCAAAGTCCTCTGCCAGTGCTTTCCCACCAGCCTGTCTTCCTCCTTTTACCCACTTACTGTCAGAAAATCCCTGATAGTAAAAGCCGTTTACTACACCAACCTGATAGTTCCATTTTTCCATATTACTGAATATCAGGACTCCGTTTTCATTCCATGTTGTTGGTATGATGTAGGTTTCCACTTCTGGTCTGTTAACAGAGTTAAAAAATACAGGTTCGTGGAGAAGGTTTGTCAGTCCCACTGGTATCAGATAGCTTCCCAGTCTGATATTAAAGTAGTCATTAAACAGGAAGTCCATATAGGCAAACTCTATCTTTACCTTTCCACCTCTTGATGTATCAGCTCCGTGCTCAAACTCTATTTCTGCATTAAGTATAATCCAGTCGTTAAACTTGTAACCTATGTATGGGATAAATCTGTAAATGTCTGTTTTATCTTTTATGTTGGATTTTTCAAATCTCTGGTAAATAATCTCTCCATATCCTCCAATAGACAGTCCAGCAGGGGTGAAGTAAACCTTTGAGGCTGCATAGCCCATACCTGAAAACTGCTGCTGTCTGAGTTCTGGAATTTCGACCTGCTGTTTCAGATTTGCAAGCTCTTCTATCAGCTGTTGATTCTGCTCCTCTAACTGCTTTAATCTGTTTTCTATCTCCTCCAATGATGCTCCCATAGAACTGGAAAATACTCCCAGTGTTATGGCAGAAAATAAAAGTTTTCTCATCTTTCCCTCCTTGATTGAGATTTGATTTCAATTAAAGTTAAAACAGAAAAACTTTAATTTTTATGACTTTTACAGAAATTTGTCATAAAAATTGCTCCCATTTTTTGTATTCTGATATAGAAGGAGGAAGATTATGAAAGTATTGATTGTTTTTCTGCTTTTTTGGGGAGTTTCCTCTGCCGGACTGCTTGTAAAACCTGAAACTGTGATAAAAGAGCTGTTCCCTGACCTTGAAGCACAGAAAAAAAGTTTTCTTTTAGGAAAAAAGGAAAGGGAGATAGTGCAAAAAAAATTCAGGACAAAGATAACTACATCTTTGTACACTGTTTATCTTATAAAAAACAAAGAAGGTAAAACTGTTGCTTACTCACTTCTGCATTCCCACAGGGTAAGGACAAAAAAAGAGACAGTTCTGATAACAATGAATAGAGACTGTCAGGTATTGGACGTAGAAATTATAGCATTTTATGAACCTCCTGAATACATTCCTCCTGAAAGGTGGTTAAAACTGTTTGGAAATCTCTCTCCTGAAAAACTCCCTTACATAAAAAGGAACATCCCCAACGTTACAGGTGCCACATTATCTTCCCGGGTTATCACAGACTCTGTTCGTCAGGGAATAGGTATCTGTAAGTATTATCTGAGGGAAAAACTAAAATGAGATACGTGGTTCAGCACAGGAAAGCTTCATACATAAAATTTCTGGTTGTTATGCTGTCTATCTTTGTTCAGGGGTTTTTAACTCTTTTTGTAGTAAACAAACTGCTTTCTGGAGAGTTTTTCCCTGAAGATATCAAAAACTTAGTGGCAGGAAATCCTGATATTTTTTTAGAAGGAATAGAGACAGGACAGATAGTGGAAAAGGTTCATATTGAGCTTTTTCTGCTGTCTGTTGTCTTTCTCACTGTG
Proteins encoded in this window:
- a CDS encoding FMN-binding protein, whose amino-acid sequence is MKVLIVFLLFWGVSSAGLLVKPETVIKELFPDLEAQKKSFLLGKKEREIVQKKFRTKITTSLYTVYLIKNKEGKTVAYSLLHSHRVRTKKETVLITMNRDCQVLDVEIIAFYEPPEYIPPERWLKLFGNLSPEKLPYIKRNIPNVTGATLSSRVITDSVRQGIGICKYYLREKLK
- a CDS encoding porin, which gives rise to MRKLLFSAITLGVFSSSMGASLEEIENRLKQLEEQNQQLIEELANLKQQVEIPELRQQQFSGMGYAASKVYFTPAGLSIGGYGEIIYQRFEKSNIKDKTDIYRFIPYIGYKFNDWIILNAEIEFEHGADTSRGGKVKIEFAYMDFLFNDYFNIRLGSYLIPVGLTNLLHEPVFFNSVNRPEVETYIIPTTWNENGVLIFSNMEKWNYQVGVVNGFYYQGFSDSKWVKGGRQAGGKALAEDFAFVGRIDYTGVDGLLFGVSGYTGNSGQGDGFDGTVTLIDGHLKYSYKNLDISALYVKGYLSDADKISTAVGKTVGKEVYGYYLNVAYDIFPFFSDKDYSLPVFVRYERYNTQEKVPAGFTKNSQYDKTIWTVGLNFKPHPNVILKADYQIRDNRQFNESDIFELGLGFIF